Proteins encoded within one genomic window of Gigantopelta aegis isolate Gae_Host chromosome 2, Gae_host_genome, whole genome shotgun sequence:
- the LOC121386528 gene encoding acetylserotonin O-methyltransferase-like has protein sequence MGDLMTDNKLKSDSAADPIMDLVQGARRLKILVQVLELGLFDEIEAFGEPVTALGLSRKCGYNLDVTERLLNTLVCLKLLDKIKNKDGSSAYRNAASTLKYLTRSKRPSLIPVIMSEAHMILPMIDNLPRILKTGTSDKICLQMMQGGDTRKANSPMNKTKNVANKTPQILMPSKSSQPNPEINNNGNVNNSCSSSSMPADMTMMFLSCMDGLASQCAPAMARAFDLTGHKTTADLGGGSGCFAYELARVYSNMHVTVFDLPQTTQIARKLQPEDTKSRVKFVAGDFFKDSLPSADLFVLGHVIHDWDRTNVDVLLKNVYEKLPAGGSLLLLEKMLNEEKDGPETCVLNDLAMAMISHGKERSATEYRRLLEKHGFRNTQIKRLHGNNTYDVLLARKPF, from the exons ATGGGTGACTTGATGACTGACAACAAACTCAAGTCGGACAGCGCCGCAGATCCGATAATGGATCTCGTCCAAGGAGCCCGGAGACTGAAG ATCCTGGTTCAGGTGCTGGAGCTAGGACTGTTTGACGAGATCGAAGCTTTTGGCGAGCCAGTCACGGCGCTCGGCCTGTCTCGGAAGTGCGGCTACAATCTGGATGTGACTGAGCGACTCCTCAATACCCTGGTGTGTCTCAAACTCCTGGACAAGATTAAGAACAAGGACG GCTCATCGGCTTATCGAAATGCTGCCTCCACCTTGAAATACCTGACAAGATCAAAGAGGCCGTCCCTGATACCTGTCATAATGAGCGAGGCGCACATGATTCTTCCTATGATCGATAACCTCCCACGCATCCTCAAAACAG GAACCTCGGACAAGATCTGCCTTCAGATGATGCAAGGAGGTGATACGAGAAAGGCCAACTCGCCGatgaacaaaacgaaaaacGTCGCCAACAAGACTCCTCAGATTCTCATGCCGAGCAAATCGAGCCAACCGAACCCCGAAATCAACAACAACGGCAACGTCAACAACAgctgtagcagcagcagtatgcCGGCAGACATGACCATGATGTTCCTTTCGTGTATGGACGGTCTGGCATCTCAGTGTGCCCCTGCTATGGCTCGAGCCTTCGATCTCACGGGACACAAGACGACGGCCGACCTTGGAG GAGGCTCGGGTTGTTTTGCGTACGAACTGGCGAGGGTGTACAGCAACATGCACGTGACCGTCTTTGACCTTccacagaccacacagatagcgCGCAAGTTACAACCGGAAGACACAAAATCTAGAGTCAAGTTTGTGGCGG GAGACTTTTTCAAGGATTCCTTGCCGTCAGCTGATCTGTTTGTCCTTGGTCACGTGATCCATGACTGGGACCGAACAAACGTGGACGTATTGCTTAAAAACGTTTACGAAAAACTCCCCGCTG GTGGCAGTCTTCTCCTCCTGGAGAAGATGTTGAACGAAGAGAAGGACGGGCCGGAAACGTGCGTGCTCAATGATCTCGCAATGGCGATGATCTCGCATGGAAAGGAGAGAAGTGCCACGGAGTACAGACGACTGCTCGAAAAACATGGCTTCCGGAATACTCAGATCAAGAGATTACATGGCAACAACACTTACGACGTGTTACTGGCGCGAAAACCATTCTAA